AAGCGCGCGCCGCCGGGGTCCTGAACCACTCCAATATCGTCACCATCTACGACGCCGGCGAGCATGATGGGCTCTTCTACATCGCCATGGAGTACATCGAAGGCACGACCCTGCAGAAGACCTTGAACGAAGAGGGGATCGTGCCCATCGAGCAGGTGCTCGACCTGTCCCGGCAGATCTGCTCGGCGCTCGATTACGCCCATTCCCACAAGATCATCCACCGCGACATCAAGCCGGCCAACATCATGATCGAGGCCGACGGGCGGGCGAAGATCATGGATTTCGGCATCGCCAAGGCGGAGGGCACGCAATTGACCACCGCCGGCCAGGTGGTGGGGACGCCGAACTACATGTCGCCGGAACAGGTCAAGGGACGTCCCCTGGACGGGCGCTCCGACCTGTGGAGCTTCGGGGTGATCCTCTACGAGATGGTGACCGGGGAGAAGCCGTTCAGCGGCCAGACCGTCACCACCATCATCTACAAGATCGTCCATGAGAACCCCATCCCGCCCAAGGACCTGGATTCGAGCGTGCATCCGGGACTGAGCGCGGTGATCCAGCGCGCCCTAGCCAAGCATCCCGATCAGCGCTATCAGAAGGGCGCGGACCTGGTCCACCACCTCATCAACTACAAGAGCATCGGAGTGGACACGGCCTCGCTACCGCAGGACGCCGACGCCGCCCACGAGCCCGCGCCGGCCGCTGCGCCACCGCCGCCTGCTGCGGCCAAGCCGCCCGCTCCGCCGGCGAAGCCGGTCCAGCCCGCTTCCACAGCGGCAGCCAAGCCGGCTGCCGCAGCGGCCCCTGCGCGTCCGCCCGCCGTCCATGAAGATGAAACCCAGCTGGCGGGCTCACACGAACTTGGCGAGCTGGCTGGCGCCGCGGCCAGCGTCAAGCACGTGGTTTCGTCCGCCGCAATACCTGCCGCCAAGCCCGCGGCGCCGTCCGGTGCCGTGCCTGCCGCCAAGCCCGCGGCGCCGTCCGGCGCTGTGCCCGCCGCCAAGCCGGCGCCACCCCATGCTGTGGCCGAGGCCAAGGCGACCGTGCCGGCCCCCAAAGTGGCGCTGCCGCAGCTCACGACCAATCAATGGCTATTGGTCGCGGTCGGTGTCCTGGCGCTGCTCATGGTGGTGATCAGCATTGGCGTTTATCAGAGCGAGAAGAACAAGCCGGGCGTGACCCCGGCGGAGACGGCAGTGGCGCCTGGCCAGCCGTCGGGCCAGCCGGTGGAATCGCAGCCGGCAGCGGCGGCGACATCAGCCCCCGAAGAGCGGGAAGGGGCC
This is a stretch of genomic DNA from Terriglobales bacterium. It encodes these proteins:
- a CDS encoding serine/threonine-protein kinase, with protein sequence MAMASPSSPQQIGRYEILGELGKGAMGVVYKARDPNIGRLVALKTMRLDVHGMEAQEMLLRFKNEARAAGVLNHSNIVTIYDAGEHDGLFYIAMEYIEGTTLQKTLNEEGIVPIEQVLDLSRQICSALDYAHSHKIIHRDIKPANIMIEADGRAKIMDFGIAKAEGTQLTTAGQVVGTPNYMSPEQVKGRPLDGRSDLWSFGVILYEMVTGEKPFSGQTVTTIIYKIVHENPIPPKDLDSSVHPGLSAVIQRALAKHPDQRYQKGADLVHHLINYKSIGVDTASLPQDADAAHEPAPAAAPPPPAAAKPPAPPAKPVQPASTAAAKPAAAAAPARPPAVHEDETQLAGSHELGELAGAAASVKHVVSSAAIPAAKPAAPSGAVPAAKPAAPSGAVPAAKPAPPHAVAEAKATVPAPKVALPQLTTNQWLLVAVGVLALLMVVISIGVYQSEKNKPGVTPAETAVAPGQPSGQPVESQPAAAATSAPEEREGASSTAPAETAKGAKPRGKAKPEVAAAAPAAEPPKPAAPANGTVRIISNPPGAKVEIDGWSEPAWVTPFNSPNLSAGQHKVVISKAGFATETKTVEVTAGSQAIVATVMRTIAAPSRIEVSSNPGGASILLDGKPTGRNTPAVIEVPKGEHTVGLRKLGYVDASVPAKVGEGETAHVSQTLKSGTSGGSPFGKLFGGGIPEGMGALQVKTKPKGATVTINGETAPRTTPFKIVVDPGTYSVTVSMDGHQSQTQSVTVEKGKSASIDLELKK